One Peterkaempfera bronchialis DNA window includes the following coding sequences:
- a CDS encoding glutamine synthetase family protein, whose protein sequence is MGKQQEFVLRTLEERDIRFVRLWFTDVLGFLKSVAVAPAELEQAFEEGIGFDGSAIEGFARVYESDMIAKPDPTTFQILPWRSEAPGTARMFCDILMPDGSPSYADPRYVLKRTLEKASNLGFTFYTHPEIEFFLLKNQPGDGTVPIPADRSGYFDHTPRGVGHDFRRQAITMLESMGISVEFSHHEGAPGQQEIDLRYADALSTADNIMTFRLVMKEVALEQGVHATFMPKPFSEHPGSGMHTHVSLFEGDRNAFHETGAEFQLSKVGRSFIAGLLRHAAETSAVTNQWVNSYKRIWGGSQRTAGAGGEAPSYICWGHNNRSALIRVPMYKPGKQGSTRVEVRSLDTGCNPYLAYAVILAAGLKGIQEGYELPPGADDDVWALTDAERRALGIEPLPQNLGEAIDLMERSELVAETLGEHVFDFFLRNKRQEWEEYRSEVTPFELRKILPVL, encoded by the coding sequence ATGGGCAAGCAGCAGGAGTTCGTGCTCCGGACGCTCGAAGAGCGTGACATCCGATTCGTCCGGCTGTGGTTCACCGATGTGCTCGGGTTCCTCAAGTCCGTGGCGGTCGCGCCCGCCGAGCTGGAGCAGGCGTTCGAGGAGGGCATCGGCTTCGATGGCTCGGCCATCGAGGGCTTCGCCCGGGTCTATGAGTCCGACATGATCGCCAAGCCGGACCCGACCACATTCCAGATACTGCCGTGGCGCTCCGAGGCGCCGGGCACCGCGCGGATGTTCTGCGACATCCTGATGCCGGACGGGTCGCCCTCGTACGCGGACCCGCGCTATGTCCTCAAGCGGACCCTGGAGAAGGCGTCCAATCTGGGCTTCACCTTCTACACCCACCCCGAGATCGAGTTCTTCCTGCTGAAGAACCAGCCCGGCGACGGCACGGTGCCCATCCCCGCCGACCGCTCCGGCTACTTCGACCACACCCCGCGCGGGGTGGGCCACGACTTCCGCCGCCAGGCGATCACCATGCTGGAGTCGATGGGCATCTCGGTGGAGTTCTCCCACCACGAGGGCGCCCCGGGGCAGCAGGAGATCGACCTGCGCTACGCCGATGCGCTCTCCACCGCCGACAACATCATGACCTTCCGGCTGGTGATGAAGGAGGTCGCCCTGGAGCAGGGCGTCCATGCGACCTTCATGCCCAAGCCGTTCTCCGAGCACCCCGGCTCCGGTATGCACACCCATGTCTCCCTCTTCGAGGGCGACCGCAATGCCTTCCATGAGACGGGCGCGGAGTTCCAGCTCTCCAAGGTCGGCCGCTCCTTCATCGCGGGTCTGCTCCGGCACGCCGCCGAGACCTCGGCCGTGACCAACCAGTGGGTCAACTCCTACAAGCGGATCTGGGGCGGCTCGCAGCGCACCGCCGGGGCCGGCGGCGAGGCCCCGTCGTACATCTGCTGGGGCCACAACAACCGCTCGGCGCTGATCCGGGTCCCCATGTACAAGCCCGGCAAGCAGGGCTCCACCCGGGTGGAGGTCCGCTCGCTGGACACCGGCTGCAACCCCTATCTGGCGTACGCGGTCATCCTCGCCGCCGGCCTCAAGGGCATCCAGGAGGGGTACGAGCTCCCGCCCGGCGCTGACGACGACGTCTGGGCCCTCACCGACGCCGAGCGCCGCGCCCTGGGCATCGAGCCGCTGCCGCAGAACCTCGGCGAGGCGATCGACCTGATGGAGCGCAGCGAGCTGGTCGCCGAGACCCTGGGCGAGCATGTCTTCGACTTCTTCCTGCGCAACAAGCGCCAGGAGTGGGAGGAGTACCGCTCCGAGGTCACCCCCTTCGAGCTGCGCAAGATCCTCCCGGTGCTGTAG
- a CDS encoding endo-1,4-beta-xylanase → MARNILRPRIRTALAVGTASALAAVGVATLSGSADAAGSTLGAAASAQGRYFGTAVAANHLGEAQYASTLDTEFNSVTPENEMKWDATEPNKGSFTFTSADQIFTHAQSKGMKVRGHTLVWHSQLPGWVSGLSATDLRAAMNNHITQLMQHYKGKIYAWDVVNEAFQDGGNGARRSSPFQDKLGDGFIEEAFRTARTVDPDAKLCYNDYNTDGVNAKSTAVYNMVKDFKARGVPIDCVGFQGHFNSQSPVPSDFQANLQRFADLGVDVQLTELDIEGSGSAQAANYTKVVNGCLAVTRCTGITVWGITDKYSWRSSGTPLLFDNNYNKKDAYNAVLTALGGGPGGTTGGTTTGGTTTGGTTTGGTTTGGTTTGGTTTGGTTTGGATTGGGTTGGCKVAYNPNSWPGGFTADITITNTGSTAINGWKLGFTLPSGQAVSNAWNATITPSSGAVSATNVSFNGQLAANGGTASFGFQGTWSGSSFSKPTSFTLNGAACTSA, encoded by the coding sequence ATGGCCCGCAACATCCTGCGCCCCCGCATCCGAACGGCGCTCGCCGTCGGCACGGCGAGCGCCCTTGCCGCAGTCGGCGTCGCCACCCTCTCCGGCTCCGCCGACGCCGCCGGCAGCACACTTGGCGCCGCTGCGTCCGCCCAGGGCCGCTACTTCGGCACCGCAGTCGCCGCCAACCACCTCGGCGAGGCCCAGTACGCCAGCACGCTGGACACCGAGTTCAACTCGGTGACCCCCGAGAACGAGATGAAGTGGGACGCCACCGAGCCCAACAAGGGCTCGTTCACCTTCACTTCCGCCGACCAGATCTTCACCCATGCGCAGAGCAAGGGGATGAAGGTCCGTGGCCACACCCTGGTGTGGCACTCGCAGTTGCCCGGCTGGGTCAGCGGCCTGAGCGCCACGGACCTCAGGGCCGCGATGAACAACCACATCACCCAGCTCATGCAGCACTACAAGGGCAAGATCTACGCCTGGGACGTCGTCAACGAGGCCTTCCAGGACGGCGGCAACGGCGCCCGGCGCAGCTCGCCCTTCCAGGACAAGCTCGGTGACGGCTTCATCGAGGAGGCGTTCCGCACCGCCCGCACCGTCGACCCTGATGCCAAGCTCTGCTACAACGACTACAACACCGACGGTGTGAACGCGAAGAGCACCGCCGTCTACAACATGGTCAAGGACTTCAAGGCACGCGGCGTCCCGATCGACTGCGTCGGCTTCCAGGGCCACTTCAACAGCCAGTCCCCGGTGCCCTCCGACTTCCAGGCGAACCTCCAGCGCTTCGCCGACCTCGGCGTCGACGTGCAGCTCACCGAGCTGGACATCGAAGGCTCCGGCTCCGCCCAGGCCGCCAACTACACCAAGGTCGTCAACGGCTGCCTCGCCGTCACGCGCTGCACCGGCATCACCGTCTGGGGCATCACCGACAAGTACTCCTGGCGCAGCAGCGGCACCCCGCTGCTGTTCGACAACAACTACAACAAGAAGGACGCCTACAACGCGGTCCTGACCGCGCTGGGCGGTGGCCCGGGCGGCACCACCGGCGGCACCACCACGGGCGGCACCACGACCGGGGGCACCACGACCGGGGGCACCACCACGGGCGGCACGACGACCGGCGGGACCACCACCGGGGGCACCACGACGGGCGGCGCCACCACCGGCGGCGGCACCACGGGCGGCTGCAAGGTTGCCTACAACCCCAACTCCTGGCCGGGTGGCTTCACCGCCGACATCACCATCACCAACACCGGCTCCACCGCGATCAACGGCTGGAAGCTCGGCTTCACGCTGCCCAGCGGCCAGGCGGTCTCCAACGCCTGGAACGCGACCATCACCCCCAGCAGCGGCGCGGTGTCGGCGACCAACGTCTCCTTCAACGGCCAGCTCGCGGCCAACGGCGGAACCGCGTCGTTCGGCTTCCAGGGCACCTGGAGCGGTTCCAGCTTCAGCAAGCCCACCTCGTTCACCCTGAACGGCGCGGCCTGCACCTCGGCCTGA
- a CDS encoding DHA2 family efflux MFS transporter permease subunit, which translates to MSTAVTAGASGAPRRVPATVHRRRWAILGVLIFALLVVVLDNSILNVAMKTIASPAPIGLGASQSDLEWAINSYTLVFAGLLFTSGLLGDRLGRKKVLLAGMVVFGGGSLLSAVAGSPGQLITFRAVMGLGGALVMPATLAIIMNVFERDEQPKAIGVWAGAVGLAIAIGPITGGLLLQHFWWGSVFLVNLPIVLVALVGMVLLIPDSRDPNPGRLDPVGVLLSVIGLVLLIYGIIKGGQLADFTDPAAWGTVAGGLAVLAAFVLYERRAEHPALDVTWFRNPRFSASVAVIGLVFFALMGVTFFGAFYLQSVRGYSALKAGALLLPLAVAQMAFAPRARLVVDRYGVRATCAGGMALVALAFLGYLTLDTTTPIWVLEVIGFVMGTGMAHVMPPVTVTIMSALPREKAGSGSAINNTFRQVGGSLGVAVLGAMLSAAYRNGMSDHLSAVPPALRGPAGESIEATLGVARQLGPRGAALVDPAKESFVHAMHIVAGTSAGVILLGAVVALVLFPGRLPVPDAVGAQPEAEPEAAPAETA; encoded by the coding sequence ATGTCCACCGCAGTCACCGCCGGGGCCTCCGGCGCGCCGCGCCGGGTGCCCGCAACGGTCCACCGCCGCCGCTGGGCGATCCTCGGGGTGCTCATCTTCGCCCTGCTGGTCGTCGTCCTCGACAACTCGATCCTCAATGTGGCGATGAAGACCATCGCCAGCCCGGCGCCCATCGGCCTGGGCGCCAGCCAGAGCGACCTTGAGTGGGCGATCAACTCCTACACCCTGGTCTTCGCCGGACTGCTGTTCACCTCCGGCCTCCTCGGCGACCGCCTCGGCCGCAAGAAGGTCCTGCTGGCGGGCATGGTGGTGTTCGGCGGTGGCTCGCTGCTCTCGGCGGTGGCCGGCTCACCCGGCCAACTGATCACCTTCCGGGCGGTGATGGGCCTGGGCGGCGCCCTGGTGATGCCCGCCACCCTCGCCATCATCATGAATGTCTTCGAGCGGGACGAGCAGCCCAAGGCGATAGGGGTCTGGGCCGGTGCCGTCGGTCTGGCCATCGCCATAGGGCCGATCACCGGCGGCCTGCTGCTCCAGCACTTCTGGTGGGGCTCGGTCTTCCTGGTCAACCTCCCCATCGTGCTGGTCGCCCTGGTCGGCATGGTGCTGCTCATCCCCGACTCCCGCGACCCCAACCCCGGCCGACTCGACCCGGTGGGCGTGCTGCTCTCGGTCATCGGCCTGGTGCTGCTGATCTACGGCATCATCAAGGGCGGCCAGCTCGCCGACTTCACCGACCCCGCCGCCTGGGGCACCGTCGCGGGCGGCCTGGCCGTGCTCGCCGCCTTTGTGCTGTACGAGCGGCGGGCCGAGCACCCGGCGCTGGACGTCACCTGGTTCCGCAACCCGCGCTTCTCCGCCTCGGTCGCCGTGATCGGCCTGGTCTTCTTCGCCCTGATGGGCGTGACCTTCTTCGGCGCCTTCTACCTCCAGAGCGTGCGCGGCTACAGCGCGCTCAAGGCCGGCGCCCTGCTGCTGCCGCTCGCGGTGGCCCAGATGGCCTTCGCCCCCCGGGCCCGGCTGGTGGTCGACCGGTACGGCGTCCGCGCCACCTGCGCCGGCGGCATGGCCCTGGTGGCACTGGCCTTCCTCGGCTACCTGACGCTGGACACCACCACCCCGATCTGGGTCCTGGAGGTGATCGGCTTTGTGATGGGCACCGGCATGGCCCATGTGATGCCGCCGGTCACCGTCACCATCATGTCGGCACTGCCGCGTGAGAAGGCCGGCTCCGGCTCGGCGATCAACAACACCTTCCGCCAGGTCGGCGGCTCGCTCGGGGTCGCGGTCCTCGGCGCCATGCTCTCCGCCGCGTACCGCAACGGCATGTCCGACCACCTGTCGGCCGTGCCGCCCGCCCTGCGCGGCCCAGCGGGCGAGTCCATCGAGGCCACCCTGGGCGTCGCCCGGCAGCTCGGCCCGCGCGGCGCCGCGCTGGTCGACCCCGCCAAGGAGTCCTTTGTGCACGCCATGCACATCGTGGCCGGGACCTCGGCCGGGGTGATACTGCTCGGCGCCGTCGTGGCGCTGGTCCTCTTCCCCGGCCGGCTGCCGGTGCCCGACGCCGTCGGCGCGCAGCCCGAGGCAGAGCCCGAAGCAGCCCCCGCGGAGACGGCCTGA
- a CDS encoding SGNH/GDSL hydrolase family protein — MRAKSSLVSLISVAALAAAITVTTPAAGAGHTPDTHAPGPIGAAGPREPNAHWVGTWAAMPQLTEPSNMPPAPFTQDSAVMVDTTLRQTVHVSVGGNHIRLRISNAFGGAVLPVTAVSVALPAGGAPGTGAIQAGTAHRLTFQGRSSVSVPAGAQALSDPLDFPLQPDSNLTVTIYLASGQASTSITSHPGSRTTSYMLAGDHLSDTSLAGATTADHWYFVSGVEVWSKAKTSAAVVLGDSLTDGRGSTTNGNDRWPDQLLKRLKAGPQTAATALLNQAAGGNRLLNDGLGPNGLARLDRDVLAQSGVDWLLVFEGVNDIGTAEATQAAQRQVAADLIAAYEQIIARAHAQGIRVYGATITPFGGNDYDDPSGYRELARQTVNTWMRTSGRFDSLIDFDRAARDPQNPRQLRPTLDVGDHLHFNPVGYQALAEAVPTTLFQQRPLPPGFGYAG; from the coding sequence ATGCGCGCAAAGTCATCGCTCGTCAGCTTGATCTCGGTGGCGGCCCTCGCGGCCGCCATCACCGTGACCACACCGGCGGCGGGAGCCGGCCACACGCCCGACACCCACGCGCCGGGCCCCATCGGGGCCGCCGGTCCGAGAGAGCCCAACGCCCACTGGGTGGGCACCTGGGCCGCGATGCCGCAGCTGACCGAGCCCTCCAACATGCCGCCGGCACCGTTCACCCAGGACAGCGCCGTCATGGTGGACACCACCCTGCGCCAGACCGTCCATGTCTCGGTCGGCGGCAACCACATCCGGCTCCGCATCTCCAACGCGTTCGGAGGAGCGGTGCTGCCCGTCACCGCGGTGTCGGTGGCCCTCCCGGCCGGCGGGGCGCCCGGCACCGGCGCGATACAGGCCGGTACCGCCCACCGGCTGACCTTCCAGGGCCGCTCGTCGGTCTCCGTACCGGCCGGGGCGCAAGCGCTCTCCGACCCGCTCGACTTCCCGCTCCAGCCCGACTCCAATCTGACGGTGACGATCTACCTGGCCAGCGGCCAGGCATCCACGTCGATCACCTCCCACCCGGGGTCCCGAACCACCTCGTACATGCTGGCCGGTGACCACCTGTCGGACACGAGCCTGGCCGGGGCCACCACCGCCGACCACTGGTACTTCGTCAGCGGTGTGGAGGTCTGGTCCAAGGCCAAGACCTCCGCCGCCGTGGTACTCGGCGACTCCCTGACGGACGGCCGAGGGTCCACCACCAACGGCAACGACCGCTGGCCCGACCAGCTGCTGAAGCGGCTGAAGGCCGGCCCGCAGACCGCCGCGACCGCGCTGCTCAACCAGGCGGCCGGCGGCAACCGGCTGCTGAACGACGGCCTCGGCCCCAACGGCCTGGCCCGGCTGGACCGTGACGTCCTGGCGCAGAGCGGGGTCGACTGGCTGCTGGTCTTCGAGGGGGTCAACGACATCGGTACGGCGGAGGCCACCCAGGCGGCCCAGCGGCAGGTCGCAGCCGATCTGATCGCGGCGTACGAGCAGATCATCGCCAGGGCGCATGCGCAGGGCATCCGGGTGTACGGGGCCACGATCACCCCCTTCGGAGGCAACGACTACGACGACCCCAGCGGGTACCGCGAGTTGGCCCGGCAGACCGTCAACACCTGGATGCGCACCAGCGGGCGGTTCGACAGCCTGATCGACTTCGACCGCGCCGCACGCGATCCGCAGAACCCCAGGCAGCTGAGGCCGACCTTGGACGTCGGTGACCACCTGCACTTCAACCCGGTCGGCTACCAGGCCCTGGCAGAGGCCGTCCCGACCACCCTCTTCCAGCAGCGGCCGCTCCCGCCGGGGTTCGGCTACGCCGGCTGA
- a CDS encoding NAD+ synthase produces the protein MPHLRLALSQIDPYVGDIARNSDEIVRWTRHAAERGAQLVAFPEMALTGYPVEDLALRRSFVEGSRTALVELAGRLAAEGLGAVPVVVGYLGRAEGSAPPQPGRPAGAPQNCAAVLYGGRVVTRFAKHHLPNYGVFDEYRYFVPGDQLAVVRLHGVDVALAICEDIWQDGGRVTAAREAGAGLLLVVNGSPYEREKDDVRLELVRRRAAEAGCALAYVNMVGAQDELVFDGDSIVVDASGEVLARAPQFEEGCVLVDLELPAAETDPEAAAETEGAAGGLVADGLRVERTVLSTEPLPAPEQPVVPGIAPRLGDEEEIYAALVSGTRAYVRKNGFRSVLIGLSGGIDSALVAAIAVDAVGAEQVYGVSMPSAYSSQHSRDDAAELARRTGLNFRTVPIAPMFDAYMSQLALTGLAEENLQSRLRGTLLMAISNQEGHIVLAPGNKSELAVGYSTLYGDSVGAYGPIKDVYKTLIFRLARWRNKAAEERGETPPIPENSISKPPSAELRPGQVDTDSLPDYDLLDAVLQAYIENDQGRDAIVAAGFDPAVVDRVVRLVDTAEYKRRQYPPGPKVSVKAFGRDRRLPITNRWRRG, from the coding sequence GTGCCTCATCTACGTCTCGCACTCAGCCAGATCGATCCCTATGTCGGCGACATCGCCCGCAACAGCGACGAGATCGTGCGCTGGACCCGGCACGCCGCCGAGCGGGGGGCCCAGCTGGTGGCCTTCCCGGAGATGGCGCTGACCGGCTACCCCGTGGAGGACCTGGCGCTGCGCCGCTCCTTCGTGGAAGGCTCCCGCACCGCCCTGGTGGAGCTGGCCGGACGGCTGGCCGCCGAGGGCCTGGGCGCGGTCCCGGTCGTCGTCGGCTACCTGGGCCGCGCCGAGGGGAGCGCCCCGCCGCAGCCGGGCCGCCCGGCGGGGGCGCCGCAGAACTGCGCGGCGGTGCTGTACGGCGGCCGGGTGGTCACCCGCTTCGCCAAGCACCACCTGCCCAACTACGGCGTCTTCGACGAGTACCGCTACTTCGTGCCCGGCGACCAGCTGGCCGTGGTCCGGCTGCACGGCGTGGATGTGGCCCTGGCCATCTGCGAGGACATCTGGCAGGACGGCGGCCGGGTGACCGCCGCCCGCGAGGCCGGCGCCGGGCTGCTGCTGGTGGTCAACGGCTCGCCGTACGAGCGGGAGAAGGACGACGTCCGGCTGGAGCTGGTGCGCCGCCGCGCCGCCGAGGCGGGCTGCGCCCTGGCCTATGTCAACATGGTCGGCGCCCAGGACGAGCTGGTCTTCGACGGCGACTCGATCGTGGTGGACGCCTCGGGCGAGGTCCTGGCCCGCGCCCCGCAGTTCGAGGAGGGCTGCGTCCTGGTCGACCTGGAGCTGCCCGCCGCCGAGACCGACCCCGAGGCCGCCGCCGAGACCGAGGGCGCCGCCGGTGGGCTGGTGGCCGACGGGCTGCGGGTGGAGCGCACCGTCCTCAGCACCGAACCGCTGCCCGCGCCCGAGCAGCCGGTGGTCCCGGGGATCGCACCCCGGCTGGGCGACGAGGAGGAGATCTATGCGGCGCTGGTCTCCGGCACCCGCGCCTATGTGCGCAAGAACGGCTTCCGCTCGGTGCTGATCGGCCTCTCCGGCGGCATCGACTCGGCCCTGGTGGCGGCCATCGCGGTGGACGCGGTCGGCGCGGAGCAGGTGTACGGCGTCTCCATGCCGAGCGCGTACTCCTCCCAGCACTCACGGGACGACGCGGCCGAGCTGGCCCGCCGCACCGGGCTGAACTTCCGCACCGTCCCGATCGCCCCGATGTTCGACGCCTATATGAGCCAGCTGGCGCTGACCGGGCTGGCCGAGGAGAACCTCCAGTCGCGGCTGCGCGGCACCCTGCTGATGGCCATCTCCAACCAGGAGGGCCACATCGTGCTCGCGCCGGGCAACAAGAGCGAGCTGGCGGTGGGCTACTCCACGCTCTACGGCGACTCGGTCGGCGCCTACGGGCCGATCAAGGACGTCTACAAGACGCTGATCTTCCGGCTGGCCCGCTGGCGCAACAAGGCCGCCGAGGAGCGCGGCGAGACCCCGCCGATCCCGGAGAACTCCATCTCCAAGCCGCCCAGCGCCGAGCTGCGCCCCGGCCAGGTGGACACCGACTCGCTGCCGGACTACGACCTGCTGGACGCGGTCCTCCAGGCGTACATCGAGAACGACCAGGGGCGGGACGCCATCGTGGCGGCCGGCTTCGACCCGGCCGTGGTGGACCGGGTGGTGCGGCTGGTGGACACCGCCGAGTACAAGCGGCGCCAGTACCCGCCGGGCCCCAAGGTCTCGGTCAAGGCGTTCGGCCGCGACCGCCGGCTGCCGATCACCAACCGCTGGCGGCGCGGCTGA
- a CDS encoding TetR/AcrR family transcriptional regulator — MDSSSTAPSRTGCADDHPCTAAPRRGRPRSEAVDQAILDAVERLMAGGSSLAELSMEGIAQEAGVAKATVYRRWPNKEALLIDVVRRLEEPEPELAGESVRDDVVTLLDFMRRRGLAKRSRWILKAALSQMGSLPEFKQLYHERVVQRRRELIRHVVQRGVERGELRSDLDLDLLAEILTAPMLVRSVLWDDAPLDDPGLPQLIVDTALQGVAARPSGPVPAG, encoded by the coding sequence ATGGACAGCAGCAGTACGGCCCCCAGCCGCACCGGGTGCGCGGACGACCACCCGTGCACCGCTGCGCCCCGGCGCGGTCGGCCGCGCAGTGAGGCGGTCGACCAGGCCATCCTGGACGCCGTCGAACGGCTGATGGCCGGGGGCAGCAGCCTCGCCGAGCTCTCCATGGAAGGGATCGCCCAGGAGGCCGGCGTCGCCAAGGCCACCGTCTACCGGCGGTGGCCCAACAAGGAGGCGCTGCTGATCGATGTGGTCCGGCGGCTGGAGGAGCCCGAGCCGGAGCTGGCCGGGGAGTCCGTCCGCGACGATGTGGTGACCCTGCTGGACTTCATGCGCCGCCGAGGTCTGGCCAAGCGCTCCCGCTGGATCCTCAAGGCGGCCCTCAGCCAGATGGGCTCGCTGCCCGAGTTCAAGCAGCTCTACCACGAGCGGGTGGTGCAGCGTCGCCGCGAACTCATCCGCCATGTGGTCCAGCGCGGGGTCGAGCGGGGCGAACTCCGTTCGGACCTCGACCTGGACCTGCTCGCGGAGATCCTCACGGCCCCGATGCTGGTCCGCTCCGTCCTCTGGGACGACGCCCCGCTGGACGACCCCGGGCTGCCCCAGCTGATCGTGGACACCGCGCTCCAGGGCGTCGCCGCCCGCCCGTCCGGCCCTGTCCCCGCCGGGTGA
- the panB gene encoding 3-methyl-2-oxobutanoate hydroxymethyltransferase has translation MNASPLQPAQKSERPAATLYGGTRSRRVTVRDIAAAKQRGERWPMLTAYDALTAGVFDEAGIPVLLVGDSAGNCHLGYESTVPVTLDQMVMLSAAVVRGTEHALIVGDLPFGSYQESPAQALRNGARLLKEAGVGAVKLEGGERTAPAVELLVQSGIPVMAHIGLTPQSVLALGGYPVQGRGEEAANQLVRDAKAVQAAGAFAVVVEAVPTELAAQLTASLAIPTVGIGAGAECDAQVLVWTDMAGMTAGRVPKFVKQYANLRSVLGDAARAFGEDVTAGTFPGDEHSFH, from the coding sequence ATGAACGCTTCTCCGCTTCAGCCTGCCCAGAAGTCCGAGCGCCCGGCCGCCACCCTCTACGGGGGCACCCGCAGCCGCCGGGTGACGGTGCGCGACATCGCCGCAGCCAAGCAGCGCGGCGAGCGCTGGCCGATGCTGACCGCGTACGACGCACTCACCGCCGGCGTCTTCGACGAGGCCGGCATCCCCGTCCTGCTGGTCGGCGACTCCGCCGGCAACTGTCACCTCGGCTATGAGAGCACCGTGCCGGTCACCCTGGACCAGATGGTGATGCTCTCCGCCGCCGTGGTGCGCGGCACCGAGCACGCCCTGATCGTCGGCGACCTGCCCTTCGGCAGCTACCAGGAGTCCCCCGCGCAGGCCCTGCGCAACGGCGCCCGGCTGCTCAAGGAGGCGGGCGTCGGCGCGGTGAAGCTGGAGGGCGGCGAGCGCACCGCCCCGGCGGTGGAACTGCTGGTGCAGTCCGGCATCCCGGTGATGGCCCATATCGGCCTCACCCCGCAGTCGGTGCTCGCCCTGGGCGGCTACCCCGTCCAGGGGCGCGGCGAGGAGGCTGCCAACCAACTGGTGCGGGACGCCAAGGCGGTGCAGGCGGCCGGCGCGTTCGCGGTGGTGGTGGAGGCCGTGCCGACCGAGCTGGCCGCCCAGTTGACCGCGTCACTGGCGATCCCGACGGTGGGCATCGGCGCGGGCGCCGAGTGCGACGCCCAGGTACTGGTGTGGACCGACATGGCCGGGATGACGGCCGGCCGGGTGCCGAAGTTCGTCAAGCAGTACGCCAACCTGCGCTCGGTGCTGGGTGACGCGGCCCGCGCCTTCGGCGAGGACGTGACGGCGGGCACCTTCCCCGGAGACGAGCACTCCTTCCACTGA
- a CDS encoding endonuclease/exonuclease/phosphatase family protein: MAQAATGWAQADGGEPGRSGPRPRRPHLPGLGRWGRDRRGRTAWQRGWVIALLAVATTLLMAFHAEVPNRVGNLGSLLETFLPWIGLAVPALLLCALLRRSATALVALLLPALLWADLFGGLLSDRSGPGGDLTVLSHNVNAENPDPAATARDLIASRADVVALEELTATALPVYEKELAAAYPYRTVKGTVALWSRYPITGARAVDIKIGWTRALRAEVDTPNGALAVYVAHLPSVRVKFDAGFTADQRDNSAEALGEAIVAEPLERVVLLGDLNGTMNDRSLANITSQMRSAQGAAGDGVGFTWPASFPLTRIDQIMTKGVTPISSWVLPATGSDHLPVAARVEL, translated from the coding sequence ATGGCACAGGCGGCGACGGGGTGGGCGCAGGCGGACGGCGGAGAGCCGGGCCGGTCAGGCCCCCGGCCCCGCCGCCCGCACCTCCCCGGCCTCGGCCGCTGGGGCCGGGACCGGCGCGGCCGCACCGCCTGGCAGCGCGGCTGGGTGATCGCGCTGCTCGCGGTGGCCACGACGCTGCTGATGGCCTTCCACGCCGAGGTGCCCAACCGGGTCGGCAACCTCGGCAGCCTGCTGGAGACCTTCCTGCCCTGGATCGGCCTGGCCGTCCCGGCGCTGCTGCTCTGCGCCCTGCTGCGGCGCTCGGCGACCGCCCTGGTCGCCCTGCTGCTGCCGGCGCTGCTCTGGGCCGACCTCTTCGGCGGCCTGCTCTCCGACCGCAGCGGCCCCGGCGGCGACCTCACCGTCCTCAGCCACAACGTCAACGCCGAGAACCCCGACCCGGCCGCCACCGCCCGCGACCTGATCGCCTCCCGGGCCGATGTGGTGGCCCTGGAGGAGCTGACCGCCACCGCGCTGCCGGTGTACGAGAAGGAGCTGGCCGCCGCCTACCCGTACCGCACCGTCAAGGGCACCGTGGCGCTCTGGTCGCGCTACCCGATCACCGGGGCCAGGGCCGTGGACATCAAGATCGGCTGGACCCGGGCGCTGCGCGCCGAGGTGGACACCCCCAACGGGGCCCTCGCGGTCTATGTGGCGCATCTGCCCTCGGTCCGGGTCAAGTTCGACGCCGGGTTCACCGCCGACCAGCGCGACAACAGTGCCGAGGCGCTGGGCGAGGCCATCGTTGCCGAGCCGCTGGAGCGGGTGGTGCTGCTGGGCGACCTCAACGGCACCATGAACGACCGCAGCCTGGCCAACATCACCTCGCAGATGCGGTCCGCGCAGGGCGCGGCCGGCGACGGCGTGGGCTTCACCTGGCCGGCGTCCTTCCCGCTGACCCGGATCGACCAGATCATGACCAAGGGCGTCACCCCGATCAGCTCCTGGGTGCTCCCCGCCACCGGCAGCGATCATCTGCCGGTGGCGGCCCGCGTCGAACTCTGA